Proteins from a genomic interval of Vreelandella profundi:
- a CDS encoding tripartite tricarboxylate transporter permease: MTDAFLIALGGVTEPYTLLLMAVATFAGIVAAAIPGFTITMAIVLTLPLTFAMPPMQGISIMLSVYVGGLSGGLFSAALLGIPGTPSSVATTFDAFPMARQGNPGKALSLGLFASFVGSIISIAVLIVAAPPLALLAVKLGPWEYFALIIFALTVIASLVGDSLIRGLIAGLIGIAIATIGPDPLMGRERFTFGFEILTAGIPFLVVLIGMYAMSQLLSELEPTKSSGQHSSGSLISGDMRPHLWQTVKDILLKPANVIRSSLLGVFIGAVPGAGSSISNLLAYDQAKRASKHPETFGKGEPQGVVASESGNSSTVGGSLIPLIALGIPGSPADAVLMAAIMVHGISIGPRLILDHPDLVYSMFIAMAIASVFMLLIGIILMRVFLRLLNVPKYIIVPVVLTCCAIGTYTLNNRLSDLYLLAGIGAVGYILKKLDYPLAPLVLGVVLGPIAETNLRRAFQTSTDWTLFFTRPISALLLTLAVVSVVYSIYSYVKQRRLMAQRLDATSN; the protein is encoded by the coding sequence ATGACTGATGCTTTTCTCATAGCGTTGGGGGGCGTAACAGAACCCTATACGCTATTGCTAATGGCAGTAGCGACGTTTGCAGGTATTGTTGCCGCTGCAATTCCTGGTTTCACAATCACAATGGCCATTGTCCTCACGCTGCCACTCACGTTCGCCATGCCCCCCATGCAGGGCATATCGATCATGCTCTCTGTTTACGTAGGTGGTTTGAGTGGGGGGTTATTTAGCGCTGCTCTCTTGGGTATTCCGGGAACGCCTTCATCAGTGGCAACAACGTTTGATGCCTTTCCTATGGCCAGACAAGGCAATCCTGGGAAAGCATTGTCTTTGGGGTTGTTCGCCTCCTTCGTAGGCTCAATCATTTCCATTGCAGTGCTGATCGTCGCGGCGCCTCCGCTGGCTCTTCTGGCCGTCAAGCTAGGCCCGTGGGAATACTTCGCGCTTATTATCTTTGCGTTGACCGTTATTGCTAGCCTAGTGGGAGATTCTCTCATTAGAGGACTAATTGCAGGTCTTATCGGCATTGCCATTGCAACTATCGGACCCGATCCATTAATGGGCCGCGAGCGGTTTACGTTTGGTTTTGAGATTCTAACGGCGGGTATACCCTTCCTCGTTGTTTTAATAGGCATGTATGCGATGAGCCAGCTATTGTCGGAATTAGAGCCGACAAAAAGCAGCGGCCAACACTCATCAGGCTCATTAATTAGCGGCGATATGCGGCCTCATCTCTGGCAGACAGTAAAAGATATCCTCTTAAAGCCTGCTAATGTCATTCGCTCGTCTTTACTCGGCGTGTTTATTGGCGCAGTTCCCGGTGCGGGCAGCTCAATTTCAAACCTACTGGCTTATGATCAAGCGAAGCGTGCGTCTAAACATCCTGAAACGTTCGGTAAGGGGGAGCCTCAAGGCGTGGTTGCCTCTGAATCAGGCAACTCTTCTACGGTAGGCGGCAGCCTTATACCGCTGATTGCGTTAGGTATTCCAGGGTCACCCGCTGATGCCGTGTTGATGGCCGCGATCATGGTACATGGCATCAGCATTGGCCCACGCTTAATTCTTGATCATCCTGATTTGGTTTACAGTATGTTTATTGCCATGGCGATAGCATCTGTATTTATGCTGTTGATTGGTATTATTTTGATGCGCGTTTTTTTACGCTTATTGAATGTTCCCAAGTACATCATAGTGCCGGTAGTACTCACTTGCTGTGCGATTGGTACTTACACTCTCAACAACCGCTTATCTGATCTTTATTTACTGGCTGGCATTGGCGCAGTAGGTTATATCCTTAAGAAACTGGATTATCCTCTTGCTCCCCTCGTTCTGGGCGTTGTATTAGGCCCTATTGCAGAAACTAACTTAAGACGAGCATTTCAAACCAGCACTGACTGGACGCTATTCTTTACACGCCCCATATCCGCGCTACTGCTCACCCTGGCGGTTGTATCCGTGGTTTACAGTATTTATAGCTATGTAAAGCAGC
- a CDS encoding tripartite tricarboxylate transporter TctB family protein has product MERRNSETALIPALQVLSYFIIALGAVFMAFKAGSLPASRWEPMSAGTFPQIIFFGVALLCGVAAVVEISKQGFPRTSLNIAWKRLVALKAVIINLALFIIYMAFMPIAGFIVSTFIYLTIAQLYLAPKKPITLLIAIFVAALFSAGPYYLFSEVFNIYLPRAQW; this is encoded by the coding sequence ATGGAGCGCAGAAATTCAGAGACAGCGTTAATACCTGCTTTGCAGGTGCTGTCTTATTTCATTATCGCCCTTGGCGCTGTATTTATGGCCTTCAAGGCCGGCTCATTGCCGGCCTCTCGTTGGGAGCCCATGAGTGCAGGTACCTTTCCACAAATCATTTTTTTTGGCGTTGCCTTGTTATGTGGAGTAGCCGCCGTTGTTGAAATATCTAAACAGGGCTTCCCTCGCACATCGCTTAATATTGCCTGGAAAAGATTGGTTGCCTTAAAGGCAGTCATCATCAACTTGGCATTATTTATTATTTATATGGCATTTATGCCTATCGCTGGATTTATTGTTAGTACGTTTATATACCTAACTATCGCTCAACTTTACTTGGCACCTAAAAAGCCTATTACGTTATTAATTGCTATTTTTGTTGCCGCTCTTTTCTCTGCTGGGCCTTACTATTTATTTTCCGAGGTCTTCAATATCTATCTTCCCCGCGCCCAATGGTAA
- a CDS encoding tripartite tricarboxylate transporter substrate binding protein produces the protein MTFKSLFTTSVLAAAFSIPAFANAADPYPEKPVEFIVPWGPGGGSDLLMRIVSKHLEEELDQAVPVINMPGASGTVGLREASRRNNDGYTISQIHEGLLIAHYSGVTDLNWDDFDIVSMMTSDNSVIVVNADTGWETLDDMLEDVTASPGEYRMGVTLGGIPHLWAVQFEESTGTQFGYVGYEGTGERLRALAGGHITVAIEDYFSARAFVENGDLNVLAAATSERIAELPDTPTLKELGHDLEFLVTRGIVVPKDTPEEVIVTLESALENVANSEGFKTDIENVGGTVRYMNREDYTAYLERNDEFIENNAHLLN, from the coding sequence ATGACATTTAAATCGCTATTCACTACTTCCGTTTTAGCGGCTGCATTCTCGATTCCAGCATTTGCTAACGCGGCTGATCCTTACCCTGAAAAGCCCGTTGAGTTTATAGTGCCCTGGGGGCCAGGTGGAGGCAGTGACTTGCTAATGCGGATAGTTAGCAAACATCTTGAAGAAGAGTTAGATCAAGCAGTACCCGTTATTAATATGCCTGGCGCAAGCGGCACTGTTGGTTTACGTGAAGCCTCACGCCGCAATAACGATGGATATACTATTTCCCAAATACATGAAGGCTTACTCATCGCGCATTATTCAGGCGTGACTGATCTCAACTGGGATGATTTCGACATCGTTTCAATGATGACGAGTGATAACTCCGTCATCGTGGTAAATGCAGACACTGGATGGGAAACACTCGACGATATGCTTGAAGATGTTACCGCCAGCCCGGGCGAGTACCGCATGGGCGTTACGCTGGGTGGTATTCCACATTTATGGGCCGTGCAATTTGAAGAATCCACCGGCACCCAGTTTGGCTATGTAGGCTATGAAGGAACAGGGGAAAGGCTCCGTGCACTTGCGGGCGGGCACATCACTGTGGCGATCGAAGATTACTTTTCAGCACGCGCCTTCGTTGAGAATGGTGATTTGAATGTATTAGCGGCAGCTACCTCCGAGCGCATTGCGGAGCTGCCCGATACGCCCACGCTGAAAGAGCTGGGCCATGACCTTGAGTTTTTGGTCACGCGTGGAATAGTTGTGCCCAAAGACACGCCTGAAGAAGTGATTGTTACGTTAGAAAGCGCGCTTGAAAATGTTGCTAATAGTGAAGGCTTTAAAACCGACATTGAAAACGTTGGCGGCACTGTGCGCTATATGAATCGAGAAGATTACACCGCTTATTTAGAGCGCAACGACGAATTCATTGAAAATAACGCACACCTTCTTAACTAA
- a CDS encoding chromate transporter: MIYWDLFLAFFIPNIIGYGGGPAIIPLIEAEVVGRYGWMTSQTFAETLALGNALPSPIATKMAGYVGYEVAGVGGAFIAVAATAIPSLLLMLGALGLLYRHRESPRVKRMSQWVRPVIAMMMAWLTLGFLLEGINTSGVIHTLIIGIVAAIALIRFKTHPAFVVMGALIYGALIIP; the protein is encoded by the coding sequence GTGATTTATTGGGATCTCTTCTTAGCCTTTTTTATTCCCAACATTATCGGCTACGGCGGCGGCCCGGCGATTATTCCGTTAATTGAAGCGGAGGTCGTCGGCCGCTACGGTTGGATGACGTCTCAAACCTTTGCTGAAACGCTTGCCTTGGGCAATGCTTTACCCAGCCCTATCGCGACCAAAATGGCGGGCTACGTTGGCTATGAAGTCGCTGGCGTGGGCGGCGCCTTCATAGCCGTCGCCGCTACAGCGATCCCTTCTCTGCTATTAATGCTAGGCGCACTGGGGCTGCTTTATCGGCACCGCGAATCTCCGCGCGTTAAGCGTATGAGCCAATGGGTTCGCCCGGTCATCGCCATGATGATGGCATGGTTGACCTTGGGTTTTCTGCTTGAAGGCATTAACACCAGCGGCGTCATTCACACACTGATTATCGGCATCGTTGCCGCCATTGCCCTGATTCGCTTTAAAACGCATCCAGCCTTTGTGGTCATGGGCGCCTTGATTTACGGGGCGCTTATTATTCCGTAA
- a CDS encoding chromate transporter yields the protein MKVQSVSWQLFWAFFRVGIFGFGGGPSMIPLVRAEVVTRYQWLTDKEFADVLAIGNTLPGPIATKMPGYIGYRVGGTIGCIASVIAVIVPMIVAMIVMLGIFSRYRDVAWIHGMGQAVVPVVMVMMAQLTWDFFDKSKASLGWLVSIAMVIISAGLIYWLGIHPGLVIGAILLAALLRPSSTKPSGDKQTEETT from the coding sequence ATGAAAGTGCAATCCGTCTCCTGGCAGCTGTTTTGGGCATTTTTCCGTGTTGGCATCTTCGGCTTTGGCGGCGGCCCTTCCATGATACCGCTTGTACGTGCCGAGGTTGTCACCCGTTACCAATGGCTCACCGATAAAGAATTCGCCGACGTATTAGCGATCGGCAATACCTTGCCAGGCCCCATTGCCACCAAAATGCCCGGCTACATTGGCTACCGAGTAGGCGGTACAATTGGCTGCATTGCCTCGGTGATTGCGGTCATTGTTCCTATGATAGTGGCAATGATAGTCATGTTAGGCATTTTTAGTCGATATCGCGATGTCGCTTGGATTCACGGCATGGGCCAAGCCGTAGTTCCGGTGGTAATGGTAATGATGGCACAGCTCACCTGGGACTTTTTTGATAAATCCAAGGCTTCACTTGGCTGGTTAGTCAGCATTGCCATGGTAATTATTTCTGCAGGGCTCATCTACTGGCTTGGCATTCATCCTGGCTTGGTCATTGGCGCTATCTTGCTGGCCGCCCTACTGCGCCCCTCGAGTACTAAACCTTCGGGCGATAAACAAACGGAGGAGACCACGTGA
- a CDS encoding GntR family transcriptional regulator: protein MNDSLPNSAATAGPAVTASSRAFDQLRKDLVRGRFVAGEKLGINALKERYQVGLSPLREALNKLAAYGLLIQENQRGFRVPKLSREELDDIVQMRLEMEGMALERAISHGDSLWEADLLAAAHRLKRADISLDKGEPWEHLHTQFHRTLVAPCGSVWLLRFIEQLHDQFDRYRRLGPKMPTIRQELDEQHHQLVELALQRDVRAARELMNDHIHKSYDVALKRYQEHA, encoded by the coding sequence ATGAACGATTCTTTACCTAATTCAGCTGCAACAGCAGGTCCCGCCGTTACAGCATCAAGCCGCGCATTTGATCAATTGCGTAAAGACTTAGTGCGGGGGCGCTTTGTTGCGGGTGAAAAGCTTGGCATTAATGCGCTCAAAGAGCGCTATCAAGTAGGTTTAAGTCCGCTGCGAGAAGCGCTCAATAAGTTAGCGGCCTATGGCCTATTGATACAGGAAAATCAGCGTGGTTTTCGGGTTCCAAAGCTATCGCGCGAGGAGCTGGATGATATTGTCCAGATGCGTCTAGAAATGGAAGGCATGGCGCTGGAGCGGGCAATCAGCCACGGCGATTCACTTTGGGAGGCCGATTTGCTGGCCGCTGCACATCGCTTGAAACGCGCAGATATCAGTTTGGATAAAGGTGAGCCTTGGGAGCACCTGCATACTCAATTTCATCGCACGCTGGTGGCACCCTGTGGTTCCGTTTGGCTATTGCGCTTTATTGAGCAGTTGCACGACCAGTTTGACCGCTATCGGCGCTTGGGGCCAAAAATGCCGACGATTCGTCAAGAGCTTGACGAGCAGCATCACCAGCTCGTCGAATTAGCGCTACAGCGCGATGTCAGGGCAGCGCGTGAACTCATGAACGACCATATTCATAAATCCTATGATGTCGCCTTAAAGCGCTATCAAGAGCACGCTTGA
- a CDS encoding DUF1415 domain-containing protein: MHADNQIVAQTLSWVRTFIVAQDICPFAQRELERESIRVEVVRSKKMEVALEELMVEVQWLDEHPDTETTLLVFPTLFKSFEHYLDFVELAEHILVDQGYEGIYQLATFHPDYCFDGAEPEDASNYTNRSPYAMVHLLREESVEKAIEFYGDTDAIPERNIAKLTAMGSDAAEQQLQRCFGVDA; encoded by the coding sequence ATGCACGCGGATAATCAAATAGTGGCGCAAACGCTAAGCTGGGTGCGCACCTTCATTGTGGCGCAGGATATTTGCCCTTTTGCGCAGCGGGAGCTAGAGCGTGAATCCATTCGCGTCGAAGTCGTCCGCTCCAAGAAAATGGAGGTGGCGCTTGAAGAGCTGATGGTTGAAGTGCAGTGGTTGGATGAGCATCCTGACACTGAAACGACGCTGCTGGTATTTCCAACGTTGTTTAAAAGCTTTGAGCATTACCTGGACTTTGTTGAGTTGGCTGAGCATATTTTGGTCGATCAGGGTTATGAAGGAATCTATCAGCTTGCGACCTTTCATCCTGACTACTGCTTTGATGGCGCCGAGCCTGAGGATGCCTCTAATTATACCAACCGCTCCCCCTACGCGATGGTCCACCTATTGCGTGAAGAAAGCGTCGAAAAGGCGATTGAGTTTTACGGCGATACCGATGCTATCCCCGAGCGCAATATTGCTAAATTGACGGCTATGGGTAGCGATGCCGCTGAGCAGCAGCTGCAGCGCTGCTTTGGAGTGGATGCTTAA
- a CDS encoding diguanylate cyclase domain-containing protein, translated as MFKPAFISRFSLRSRFIALIAALIFATTLLLGWVAARETAHQLESNIGYASSEAAYQTVDKLDRSMDARIKEVKLLLGIQALTNDNDLSVLREQLELLQSNHNVVSWIGFTNQEGIVQVATDGILEGESIAARPVFIEGQQALWVGDVHEALLLAKLLPNPSGEALKFVDIATPVIDQNGEFRGVLAVHLSWEWARYVENSMLSPSAHQQDTEMLLLSADNTVLLGPAEMIGQPLSTLKHLPSRDNPTPQWAIETWPSGERFVTGYTRSSGFEDFPGLGWVAISRQPIAAAFAPVKQLQAAIIGTGIFLALAFALIGWIIASRMVAPLTRLARAADRIKEGENGDTIPLESGSPELKRLSTSMRNMVDRLLDQHSTINRLEDLANTDPLTGLPNRAFLNQYLQLAIPEAERNRQSMAVIFIDLDGFKQVNDELGHHAGDLLLIEITQRLKNVLRSGDVVARLGGDEFVMVLKTKPENLEMLTHEVSKRLLSAIAEPILLPEDEQATVGCSLGAAWWPQHGHHINTVMKLADTALYTAKNHGKHQLVIHTP; from the coding sequence ATGTTTAAACCGGCTTTTATCTCACGCTTCTCACTGCGCTCACGTTTTATTGCTCTGATTGCCGCCCTCATCTTCGCGACCACACTGCTGCTTGGCTGGGTGGCCGCTCGGGAAACTGCCCACCAGTTGGAATCAAACATTGGCTACGCGTCGTCAGAAGCCGCCTATCAAACGGTAGACAAGCTTGACCGCAGCATGGATGCGCGCATTAAAGAGGTAAAGCTACTGCTAGGGATTCAGGCCCTCACTAATGACAATGATTTGAGCGTGCTGCGCGAGCAGCTAGAGCTATTACAGAGCAATCATAATGTCGTTTCCTGGATTGGCTTTACCAATCAAGAAGGCATCGTCCAGGTCGCAACGGATGGCATTCTAGAAGGAGAATCTATCGCGGCACGCCCCGTTTTCATCGAGGGCCAGCAGGCGCTTTGGGTGGGGGATGTGCATGAGGCACTGCTGCTGGCTAAACTACTGCCTAATCCGAGCGGCGAAGCCCTTAAGTTTGTGGATATCGCCACACCGGTGATCGATCAAAACGGCGAGTTTCGCGGTGTGCTTGCCGTGCATTTAAGCTGGGAGTGGGCCCGGTACGTTGAAAACTCAATGCTATCACCGTCTGCACACCAGCAAGACACTGAAATGCTGCTGCTGTCGGCTGATAACACCGTGCTACTAGGGCCAGCGGAGATGATTGGCCAGCCACTCAGTACGCTGAAACATTTACCCAGTCGCGACAACCCAACGCCTCAGTGGGCAATTGAAACATGGCCCAGCGGTGAGCGGTTTGTGACAGGCTATACACGCAGCAGCGGCTTTGAAGACTTCCCAGGTCTAGGTTGGGTAGCCATTAGCCGCCAACCCATTGCTGCTGCCTTTGCTCCAGTTAAACAGCTTCAAGCGGCCATTATAGGCACAGGCATATTTCTGGCCCTGGCATTCGCGTTGATTGGTTGGATCATTGCATCACGCATGGTTGCTCCCCTTACCCGCTTAGCAAGGGCTGCTGATCGTATAAAAGAGGGCGAGAATGGCGACACCATCCCGCTTGAAAGCGGCTCTCCAGAGCTTAAACGCCTATCGACGTCGATGCGTAATATGGTCGACCGCCTATTGGATCAGCACTCCACCATCAACCGTCTGGAAGATTTAGCGAATACCGACCCGCTCACCGGCCTGCCTAACCGCGCGTTCCTCAATCAGTATCTGCAGCTAGCCATTCCCGAAGCTGAAAGAAACCGGCAAAGTATGGCGGTTATCTTCATCGACCTAGATGGCTTCAAGCAGGTCAATGACGAGCTGGGCCATCATGCCGGCGATTTACTGCTGATTGAGATCACACAGCGGCTGAAGAACGTACTGCGCAGTGGTGATGTCGTGGCACGTTTGGGCGGCGATGAGTTTGTCATGGTGCTTAAAACGAAGCCTGAGAATCTGGAAATGCTCACCCATGAGGTAAGTAAGCGCTTATTAAGCGCTATTGCCGAACCGATTTTATTACCTGAAGACGAGCAGGCCACCGTTGGCTGCAGCTTAGGCGCAGCTTGGTGGCCTCAGCACGGCCACCACATAAACACAGTGATGAAACTTGCTGATACCGCGCTCTACACGGCCAAAAACCATGGCAAGCATCAGCTGGTGATTCACACTCCTTAA
- a CDS encoding GNAT family N-acetyltransferase: MTTLTFTPMTEDDFADFWPTFQAIVAAQETYAIEPNISIEASRQLWLKAPKASVVAKDTRGQLLGAYYLKANAAGPGDHICNCGYMVAPAARGKGVARAMCEHSQHQAQQLGFLAMQYNAVVATNEIAVALWQKLGFRIVGTVPNAFRHAQLGFVDTHVMYKALPGD, translated from the coding sequence ATGACAACACTCACTTTCACGCCGATGACGGAAGACGATTTCGCCGATTTTTGGCCAACGTTTCAAGCGATTGTCGCGGCACAAGAAACCTATGCGATTGAGCCTAACATCAGTATCGAGGCGTCGCGCCAGCTATGGCTTAAAGCACCTAAAGCCAGCGTGGTCGCCAAGGATACCCGCGGCCAACTGCTGGGGGCGTACTACCTAAAAGCCAATGCGGCAGGCCCCGGCGATCACATCTGCAACTGTGGTTACATGGTGGCCCCCGCCGCGCGCGGCAAAGGCGTTGCACGCGCCATGTGCGAGCATTCCCAGCACCAGGCACAGCAGCTAGGCTTTCTAGCGATGCAATACAACGCGGTGGTGGCTACCAATGAGATTGCCGTCGCGTTGTGGCAAAAACTCGGATTTCGCATTGTCGGCACGGTGCCCAACGCCTTTCGCCATGCACAGCTGGGTTTTGTCGATACCCACGTGATGTATAAAGCCCTACCAGGCGACTAA
- a CDS encoding LLM class flavin-dependent oxidoreductase: protein MSQLANTALSVLDLAPIRQGGSAAETFRDSVSLAQLTERLGYTRYWLAEHHNIAGIASAATAVLIGHVAGQTSTIRVGSGGIMLPNHPPLVIAEQFGTLETLYPDRIDLGLGRAPGSDGATMQAMRRHAHAGVDDFPQLLNELSSYLADADPHQRVKAVPGQGTHVPIWLLGSSGYSAQLAAKLGLPFAFAAQFAPGYLFEALRLYRDNFRPSEHLAKPHAMVGLPVMAAESDAMAHYLATTAQQKFLNLIRGRPTQSQPPVEQLDWSPAEQAQVSQFLGAAIIGGPETVKAELEEFQARTGADELMINSDFYNHSDRLRSYEIVAEVAR from the coding sequence ATGAGCCAACTCGCCAACACCGCCCTCTCCGTGCTGGACTTAGCCCCGATACGCCAAGGCGGTAGCGCCGCTGAGACTTTTCGCGACAGCGTTTCGCTTGCGCAACTAACCGAACGGCTGGGCTATACCCGTTATTGGCTAGCCGAGCATCACAACATTGCCGGCATCGCCAGCGCCGCCACAGCGGTACTTATCGGCCACGTCGCTGGGCAAACCTCGACCATCCGCGTGGGCAGCGGCGGCATCATGCTGCCGAATCACCCGCCGCTGGTCATTGCCGAGCAGTTTGGCACGCTGGAAACGCTGTATCCTGACCGTATCGACCTGGGTTTAGGGCGTGCCCCTGGCTCTGATGGCGCCACCATGCAGGCCATGCGCCGCCATGCCCATGCCGGCGTCGATGATTTTCCCCAGCTACTCAATGAGTTAAGCAGCTACTTAGCTGACGCCGACCCTCATCAGCGCGTCAAAGCCGTTCCCGGCCAGGGAACCCATGTGCCGATATGGCTGCTGGGGTCTAGCGGCTACAGTGCACAGCTAGCAGCGAAGCTAGGCCTACCTTTTGCGTTTGCCGCCCAGTTTGCACCGGGCTATTTATTTGAGGCTTTGCGGCTGTATCGCGACAACTTCCGCCCTTCCGAACACCTTGCCAAACCCCATGCAATGGTTGGCCTACCTGTGATGGCGGCTGAAAGTGATGCCATGGCCCACTACCTAGCCACCACCGCACAGCAGAAGTTTCTTAACCTCATACGAGGCAGGCCTACTCAGTCGCAGCCGCCGGTTGAGCAACTAGACTGGTCACCGGCTGAGCAGGCTCAGGTCAGTCAGTTTTTAGGCGCAGCGATTATTGGCGGGCCTGAAACAGTGAAAGCCGAGCTGGAAGAGTTTCAAGCGCGCACCGGCGCTGATGAGCTAATGATTAATAGTGACTTTTACAATCACTCAGACCGCTTGCGCAGCTATGAAATTGTCGCCGAGGTCGCTCGCTAA
- a CDS encoding SDR family oxidoreductase, producing MHNGVLLITGASSGIGAATARAAAREGYKLVLAARSSDKLNALAQELGPENVLPYTLDVTNMEQQQAMVEQAIETFGRLDAVFVNAGRGGSPGGFSDADHTAWREMILTNVYGAGLTIQACLPALKRSKGQVVLTGSAAGRTTIPGSMYSATKWAITGIGYNLREELRGTGMRVTLIEPGMVDTPFFDEPPEYALEDRDVANAVIYALSQPAHVDVNEILIRPTPPVE from the coding sequence ATGCATAACGGCGTGCTATTGATTACCGGCGCATCAAGCGGTATCGGCGCAGCGACTGCTCGTGCTGCCGCCAGGGAAGGTTACAAACTGGTATTAGCGGCTCGCTCTAGTGACAAGCTCAACGCGCTCGCTCAAGAGCTAGGTCCAGAAAATGTGCTGCCCTATACGCTTGATGTGACCAACATGGAGCAGCAACAGGCGATGGTCGAACAGGCTATTGAAACCTTCGGCCGATTAGATGCCGTTTTTGTCAACGCTGGCCGCGGCGGCTCGCCTGGTGGCTTTAGTGACGCTGACCACACCGCTTGGCGAGAAATGATACTGACCAATGTCTATGGCGCGGGCCTCACCATTCAGGCCTGCTTACCAGCCCTAAAACGTAGTAAAGGGCAGGTAGTGTTAACAGGCTCCGCAGCCGGCCGCACCACTATTCCCGGTTCGATGTACAGTGCGACCAAATGGGCGATAACAGGCATTGGCTACAATCTGCGTGAAGAACTTCGTGGCACCGGCATGCGCGTCACGCTCATTGAGCCTGGAATGGTCGACACGCCATTTTTTGACGAGCCGCCGGAGTATGCTCTAGAAGATCGCGATGTCGCCAATGCCGTCATTTATGCACTATCACAGCCGGCTCATGTGGACGTTAATGAAATACTCATTCGGCCGACGCCACCCGTTGAGTAA
- a CDS encoding nitrate regulatory protein encodes MSSAQQLLLTAIRCDIDSLSHLAITADIVGDISRFIHMLQRERGASTVYLASQGQRFKTRRDSYRQHSEQAETLMRQRLEALSQEARPQAAARLLRRIAAVWHALDELGALRQSIDTFSISPDAATQAFNQLTSGLLAIVFEAADTSIDPDITRSLVAIFHLMQGKELAGQERACGAFGFTHGHFDDAHRGLLNQLVTDQQRCFETFVEFATPEAQQAWHTECSPRTLAGICHLRDIACLHSSTEQQSPSDTANTLSETWYELTTLRIDSMKTVEEALITQLSTLCHRKIAQAKDALAKANVMPFRYTPAPCEQLLALNDAQPLGHLTADALTSPLGRSLIELTQAQASRLQGLSDELENTRKALRERKLIERAKGLIMAHQDMSEEEAYRFLRKTSMDQSKSMADMAQAILDLSAMLKRKEEHRPR; translated from the coding sequence ATGTCTTCAGCGCAGCAGCTGCTACTAACCGCCATCCGTTGCGATATCGACAGCCTCTCCCACCTTGCCATTACCGCTGACATTGTCGGCGACATCAGCCGCTTTATTCATATGCTGCAGCGTGAGCGTGGCGCCTCCACGGTCTACCTTGCCTCTCAAGGCCAGCGCTTCAAAACACGCCGCGACAGCTACCGCCAGCACAGCGAGCAGGCAGAAACGCTGATGCGCCAGCGGCTGGAAGCACTTAGTCAAGAGGCTCGCCCACAGGCCGCTGCTCGCTTATTGCGACGTATCGCCGCCGTTTGGCATGCCCTTGATGAACTTGGCGCGCTGCGCCAATCCATTGATACGTTTTCGATTTCTCCCGATGCCGCGACCCAAGCGTTTAACCAGTTGACCAGTGGGCTACTAGCGATTGTTTTTGAAGCTGCGGACACCTCCATCGATCCCGACATTACCCGCAGCCTGGTGGCCATTTTCCACTTGATGCAAGGCAAAGAGCTGGCAGGACAAGAGCGCGCCTGCGGTGCCTTTGGCTTTACCCATGGCCACTTCGATGACGCGCACCGTGGTTTATTAAATCAGCTAGTGACTGATCAACAGCGCTGTTTTGAGACCTTTGTGGAATTTGCCACGCCTGAAGCCCAGCAGGCGTGGCATACCGAATGCTCGCCACGCACGCTAGCGGGTATCTGCCATCTACGCGATATCGCTTGCCTGCATTCTTCCACCGAGCAGCAATCGCCTAGCGACACCGCTAACACGCTGAGTGAAACCTGGTACGAGCTTACGACACTGCGTATTGATTCAATGAAAACGGTCGAAGAAGCGCTTATTACCCAGCTAAGCACCCTTTGTCATCGCAAAATCGCTCAGGCAAAAGATGCGTTAGCGAAGGCTAACGTCATGCCCTTTCGCTACACGCCCGCCCCCTGCGAACAGCTGCTTGCGCTAAATGACGCCCAGCCGCTCGGTCACTTAACGGCCGATGCATTAACGTCACCGCTAGGGCGCTCGCTGATTGAACTGACCCAAGCCCAAGCTAGCCGCCTGCAAGGGCTTAGCGACGAGCTGGAAAATACCCGTAAAGCCCTGCGTGAGCGTAAGCTGATTGAGCGCGCTAAAGGCCTGATCATGGCGCATCAAGATATGAGCGAAGAAGAGGCCTATCGGTTTTTACGTAAAACCTCGATGGATCAAAGCAAAAGCATGGCGGACATGGCCCAAGCCATTTTGGATCTCTCAGCCATGCTCAAACGCAAAGAAGAGCATCGCCCCCGTTAA